Proteins from one Thiohalorhabdus sp. Cl-TMA genomic window:
- a CDS encoding acyl-CoA dehydrogenase family protein, with translation MPIDFTLTPEQEQIQKTTRDFARNTLKPIVEEAWQEPDPQKAFVMTKPAYEEAYKAGFAMCFLPEEYGGSGLSNVDYLIAAEEISTVDPGFATTLLVNGLALLPILWFGTEEQKEKWLKMATSGEKSSWLAGWAVSEPPGAPGGTANFDHPGKHPVGIQTVAEHDPANGEYVINGEKYWPTNCGGWDLQGADVIVAIVRVDKSKGGSEGLGVAIIPRGTEGLRFRQPLRTVGQFLDQNNWFEIHNARIPEENVFAVGDGDLVIQKAFTWSGPAAGASAVGNARAAYEWALDWCKTYTAGSDKPIINYQNVGYLLTDIATKIEAARYLSWKGAHYLDTHEGEGHALGAMAKIYAGEVLKEAVWQCMQVVGINSVDLANPLEKHMRESLIFPLYDTGNMGMQRRKVWGVIADENYDSTTFMNNKPLRYKKSMEGYGAVAGKGVE, from the coding sequence ATGCCCATTGATTTCACCCTGACGCCAGAACAGGAGCAAATCCAAAAGACTACCCGGGATTTCGCCCGGAACACCCTCAAGCCAATCGTGGAGGAGGCCTGGCAAGAACCCGATCCGCAAAAGGCCTTTGTGATGACCAAGCCCGCCTATGAAGAAGCCTACAAGGCGGGTTTCGCCATGTGCTTCCTCCCCGAGGAATACGGCGGTTCGGGCCTGAGCAACGTGGATTACCTGATCGCTGCGGAGGAGATATCCACCGTGGACCCGGGCTTTGCCACCACCCTCCTGGTGAATGGACTGGCCCTGCTGCCCATCCTCTGGTTCGGCACCGAAGAGCAGAAGGAAAAATGGCTGAAAATGGCGACCAGCGGCGAGAAGAGCTCCTGGCTCGCCGGCTGGGCGGTCAGCGAGCCTCCGGGTGCTCCCGGGGGTACCGCCAATTTCGACCACCCGGGCAAGCACCCCGTAGGCATCCAGACGGTCGCCGAACATGATCCGGCCAACGGCGAGTACGTGATCAACGGCGAGAAGTATTGGCCAACCAATTGCGGCGGCTGGGACCTGCAGGGCGCGGATGTGATCGTTGCCATTGTCCGGGTGGACAAGTCCAAGGGAGGGAGCGAAGGACTCGGTGTCGCCATCATCCCCCGCGGGACCGAGGGGCTGCGCTTCCGCCAGCCGCTTCGGACCGTCGGCCAATTCCTCGACCAGAACAACTGGTTCGAGATCCACAACGCCAGGATCCCGGAGGAAAACGTGTTCGCCGTCGGCGACGGCGACCTGGTGATACAAAAGGCTTTCACCTGGTCCGGACCGGCGGCCGGTGCCTCGGCGGTGGGCAATGCCCGCGCCGCCTACGAATGGGCACTCGACTGGTGCAAGACCTACACCGCGGGCAGCGACAAGCCCATTATCAATTATCAGAACGTGGGCTACCTGCTGACGGATATCGCCACCAAGATCGAAGCGGCACGTTATCTCTCCTGGAAGGGCGCCCACTATTTGGACACCCATGAGGGCGAAGGCCATGCCCTAGGGGCGATGGCCAAGATCTACGCCGGCGAGGTGCTTAAGGAGGCCGTTTGGCAGTGCATGCAAGTGGTTGGAATTAACTCCGTTGACCTTGCCAATCCCCTGGAAAAGCACATGCGGGAGAGCTTGATCTTCCCCTTGTACGATACGGGGAACATGGGAATGCAACGGCGCAAGGTCTGGGGTGTGATCGCGGATGAGAATTACGACTCCACCACCTTCATGAACAACAAGCCCCTGCGGTACAAGAAGTCCATGGAAGGCTATGGCGCCGTGGCCGGGAAAGGCGTGGAATAA